In one window of Candidatus Eisenbacteria bacterium DNA:
- a CDS encoding sulfotransferase family protein, whose translation MASFWKRLFGGGHGEPVIIVSGLPRSGTSMAMKMLEAGGFAPVQDGIRTADLDNPKGYYEDERVKDLHKMEDKSWVRNARGKVLKVISFLLKDLPEENDYKVIFMRREVAEVLASQNKMLDHRGEESETEDARMAEIYRDHLEKVDVLLRTRENFTWIDIPYSEAIRNPLEQADRINRFLGGGMDVRKMAAVVDPELYRNRA comes from the coding sequence ATGGCGTCGTTTTGGAAGCGGTTGTTCGGCGGCGGGCACGGGGAGCCGGTCATCATCGTCTCCGGCCTTCCCCGCTCCGGGACGTCGATGGCCATGAAGATGCTCGAAGCGGGCGGGTTCGCCCCCGTCCAGGACGGCATCCGCACGGCGGACCTGGACAACCCGAAGGGATACTACGAAGACGAGCGGGTCAAGGACCTGCACAAGATGGAAGACAAAAGCTGGGTGCGAAACGCCCGCGGAAAGGTCCTCAAGGTGATCTCTTTTCTGTTAAAGGATCTCCCTGAGGAGAACGACTACAAGGTGATCTTCATGCGGCGGGAGGTGGCCGAGGTTCTCGCTTCGCAGAACAAGATGCTCGACCACCGCGGCGAGGAGTCCGAGACCGAGGACGCCCGCATGGCCGAGATCTACCGGGATCACCTGGAGAAGGTGGATGTTCTGCTCCGGACCCGCGAGAACTTCACCTGGATCGACATTCCCTATAGCGAGGCGATCCGAAACCCTCTCGAGCAGGCGGACAGAATCAACCGCTTCCTCGGCGGCGGGATGGACGTGCGGAAGATGGCCGCCGTGGTCGATCCGGAACTCTACCGGAACCGCGCCTGA